From one Rosa rugosa chromosome 4, drRosRugo1.1, whole genome shotgun sequence genomic stretch:
- the LOC133746065 gene encoding histone H4, with amino-acid sequence MSGRGKGGKGLGKGGAKRHRKVLRDNIQGITKPAIRRLARRGGVKRISGLIYEETRGVLKIFLENVIRDAVTYTEHARRKTVTAMDVVYALKRQGRTLYGFGG; translated from the coding sequence ATGTCAGGAAGAGGAAAGGGAGGGAAGGGGTTGGGGAAAGGCGGAGCAAAGAGGCACAGGAAGGTGCTGAGGGACAACATCCAGGGCATCACCAAGCCTGCGATTCGGAGGCTCGCTCGAAGAGGAGGAGTGAAGCGCATTAGTGGGCTTATCTATGAAGAAACCAGAGGGGTGCTCAAGATCTTCTTGGAGAATGTGATTCGCGACGCGGTGACTTATACTGAGCATGCTAGGAGGAAGACTGTGACCGCCATGGATGTCGTCTATGCTCTCAAGAGGCAGGGCCGAACCCTCTATGGTTTCGGTGGTTAG
- the LOC133706548 gene encoding subtilisin-like protease SBT3.9 isoform X1, with amino-acid sequence MLMDFNTRNGTCAGKNYSLVVLAFILLLQHHLYTLVEATSKVHIVYLGEKKHDDPASTKKFHHKILTNLLGSKEAAYSSILYSYKHGFSGFAARLTESQAETIAEFPGVVQVIPNRIHKLHTTRSWDFIGIHQHSPENHLTRSMGKGTIIGVIDSGVWPESESFKDEGMDPIPSHWKGICQQGELFNSTNCNKKLIGARWFVKGALDESKTPINKTEGEDFLSPRDGIGHGTHTASTAAGYFVKRANYTGLASGLARGGAPLAHLAIYKACWSNRGCTDADILKAFDKAIHDGVDILSVSVGNEIPLFSYVDLRDTIAIGSFHATMKGITVVCSAGNDGPISQTIVNTAPWLITVAATKIDRAFPAAITLGNNQTLWGQSIDIEKHHHGFAGLTYSERIAIDPTDDSAKDCQPGSLNATLASGKIVLCFSISDEQDIVSASATVKKAGGIGLIYAQFPNDGLEPCKIPCIKVDYEVGTQILVYIRKARYPIAKLSDPITVVGKWVSPQVATFSSRGPSSMTPAVLKPDIAAPGVDIIAAFRPHEKKQSNGYALLSGTSMACPHVTGIVALIKSVHQDWSPAAIKSALVTTASQTGTDGTSISAEGPTRKEADPFDIGGGQVDPNKAMDPGLIYNATADDYIQFLCSLGYNSASLTRLTKTTINCIRKTDAMNLNLPSIAIPNLKKTATVRRTVTNVGNINSKYKAVVQAPRGLQMTVEPQTLSFNITTQILSYKVTFFSTQKMNGDYKFGSLTWTDGEHLVRSPIAVRVTRFESYTDV; translated from the exons ATGTTGATGGATTTCAATACAAGAAACGGGACTTGTGCAGGAAAGAACTACTCTCTGGTGGTTCTTGCCTTCATCTTATTACTTCAACATCATCTGTATACATTAGTCGAGGCCACAAGTAAA GTGCACATTGTATATTTGGGAGAAAAGAAACATGATGATCCAGCATCTACAAAGAAGTTTCATCATAAAATTCTGACCAACTTGTTAGGAAG CAAAGAAGCTGCATACAGCTCCATTCTCTATAGCTATAAGCATGGCTTTTCTGGATTTGCTGCAAGATTAACAGAATCTCAAGCAGAAACAATTGCTG AGTTTCCAGGAGTTGTCCAAGTGATTCCCAATCGCATTCACAAGCTCCATACAACCAGAAGTTGGGATTTCATCGGAATCCATCAGCATTCTCCAGAAAATCATTTAACAAGAAGCATGGGCAAAGGAACTATAATTGGAGTAATAGATTCAG GTGTTTGGCCAGAGTCTGAAAGTTTCAAGGACGAAGGCATGGATCCTATCCCATCACATTGGAAAGGAATTTGCCAGCAGGGTGAGCTTTTTAACTCCACAAATTGCAATAAGAAACTTATTGGTGCTCGCTGGTTTGTCAAAGGAGCGCTGGATGAATCCAAAACACCAATTAACAAAACTGAGGGAGAAGACTTTCTGTCACCGAGGGATGGAATTGGCCATGGCACTCATACAGCTTCTACAGCGGCCGGCTATTTTGTCAAAAGAGCCAACTATACAGGACTAGCTTCAGGATTAGCCAGAGGAGGAGCGCCTCTTGCTCACTTAGCAATTTACAAGGCTTGCTGGAGCAATAGAGGATGCACTGATGCTGATATTCTTAAAGCATTTGACAAGGCCATTCATGATGGAGTGGACATCCTATCTGTTTCTGTAGGCAATGAGATTCCTTTGTTCTCTTATGTCGATCTACGTGATACAATTGCAATTGGTTCTTTCCATGCAACCATGAAGGGGATTACAGTTGTTTGCTCAGCTGGAAATGATGGCCCTATCTCGCAGACTATTGTAAACACTGCACCATGGCTCATCACTGTTGCAGCCACCAAAATAGACAGGGCATTTCCAGCAGCCATTACACTTGGAAATAACCAGACTCTTTGG GGTCAATCTATTGATATTGAAAAGCATCACCATGGATTTGCAGGCCTCACATACTCTGAACGCATAGCTATAGACCCTACAGATGATTCAGC CAAGGATTGTCAGCCTGGAAGTCTCAATGCAACATTAGCCTCAGGGAAAATAGTACTCTGTTTCTCCATATCAGATGAACAAGACATAGTTTCTGCATCAGCTACCGTGAAAAAGGCTGGTGGAATTGGACTAATATATGCACAGTTTCCCAATGATGGGCTCGAGCCATGCAAAATTCCATGCATTAAAGTAGATTATGAAGTAGGAACACAAATACTTGTCTACATCAGAAAAGCAAG GTACCCAATTGCCAAGCTCAGTGATCCAATCACCGTTGTTGGAAAATGGGTCTCTCCACAAGTTGCTACTTTCTCATCTAGAGGACCTAGTTCCATGACACCAGCAGTTTTAAAG CCTGACATAGCGGCACCCGGCGTGGACATCATAGCTGCATTTCGACCGCATGAGAAAAAACAAAGCAATGGTTATGCACTGCTATCAGGAACTTCAATGGCATGTCCTCATGTGACAGGGATTGTAGCTCTCATCAAATCTGTACATCAAGATTGGTCTCCTGCAGCAATAAAATCAGCTCTAGTCACTACTG CTTCCCAGACTGGAACAGATGGAACAAGCATTTCTGCCGAAGGCCCAACTCGCAAGGAAGCTGACCCATTTGACATAGGTGGTGGGCAAGTTGATCCCAACAAGGCAATGGATCCCGGGCTAATTTACAATGCTACTGCAGACGACTACATTCAGTTTCTCTGCTCCCTGGGTTACAATAGTGCATCACTTACTAGATTAACCAAGACTACAATAAACTGCATAAGAAAAACTGATGCAATGAATCTCAACCTCCCTTCTATCGCAATTCCAAACCTGAAAAAGACCGCGACGGTGAGAAGAACAGTGACAAATGTGGGAAACATTAACTCAAAGTACAAGGCCGTGGTGCAGGCTCCTCGTGGCCTACAAATGACAGTTGAGCCTCAAACTTTAAGTTTCAATATAACCACCCAAATTCTTTCCTACAAAGTTACCTTCTTCTCAACTCAGAAAATGAATGGAGATTACAAGTTCGGGAGCCTAACATGGACAGACGGTGAGCATCTCGTCAGGAGTCCAATAGCCGTTCGTGTGACCCGATTTGAATCATATACTGATGTATGA
- the LOC133706548 gene encoding subtilisin-like protease SBT3.5 isoform X2 codes for MGKGTIIGVIDSGVWPESESFKDEGMDPIPSHWKGICQQGELFNSTNCNKKLIGARWFVKGALDESKTPINKTEGEDFLSPRDGIGHGTHTASTAAGYFVKRANYTGLASGLARGGAPLAHLAIYKACWSNRGCTDADILKAFDKAIHDGVDILSVSVGNEIPLFSYVDLRDTIAIGSFHATMKGITVVCSAGNDGPISQTIVNTAPWLITVAATKIDRAFPAAITLGNNQTLWGQSIDIEKHHHGFAGLTYSERIAIDPTDDSAKDCQPGSLNATLASGKIVLCFSISDEQDIVSASATVKKAGGIGLIYAQFPNDGLEPCKIPCIKVDYEVGTQILVYIRKARYPIAKLSDPITVVGKWVSPQVATFSSRGPSSMTPAVLKPDIAAPGVDIIAAFRPHEKKQSNGYALLSGTSMACPHVTGIVALIKSVHQDWSPAAIKSALVTTASQTGTDGTSISAEGPTRKEADPFDIGGGQVDPNKAMDPGLIYNATADDYIQFLCSLGYNSASLTRLTKTTINCIRKTDAMNLNLPSIAIPNLKKTATVRRTVTNVGNINSKYKAVVQAPRGLQMTVEPQTLSFNITTQILSYKVTFFSTQKMNGDYKFGSLTWTDGEHLVRSPIAVRVTRFESYTDV; via the exons ATGGGCAAAGGAACTATAATTGGAGTAATAGATTCAG GTGTTTGGCCAGAGTCTGAAAGTTTCAAGGACGAAGGCATGGATCCTATCCCATCACATTGGAAAGGAATTTGCCAGCAGGGTGAGCTTTTTAACTCCACAAATTGCAATAAGAAACTTATTGGTGCTCGCTGGTTTGTCAAAGGAGCGCTGGATGAATCCAAAACACCAATTAACAAAACTGAGGGAGAAGACTTTCTGTCACCGAGGGATGGAATTGGCCATGGCACTCATACAGCTTCTACAGCGGCCGGCTATTTTGTCAAAAGAGCCAACTATACAGGACTAGCTTCAGGATTAGCCAGAGGAGGAGCGCCTCTTGCTCACTTAGCAATTTACAAGGCTTGCTGGAGCAATAGAGGATGCACTGATGCTGATATTCTTAAAGCATTTGACAAGGCCATTCATGATGGAGTGGACATCCTATCTGTTTCTGTAGGCAATGAGATTCCTTTGTTCTCTTATGTCGATCTACGTGATACAATTGCAATTGGTTCTTTCCATGCAACCATGAAGGGGATTACAGTTGTTTGCTCAGCTGGAAATGATGGCCCTATCTCGCAGACTATTGTAAACACTGCACCATGGCTCATCACTGTTGCAGCCACCAAAATAGACAGGGCATTTCCAGCAGCCATTACACTTGGAAATAACCAGACTCTTTGG GGTCAATCTATTGATATTGAAAAGCATCACCATGGATTTGCAGGCCTCACATACTCTGAACGCATAGCTATAGACCCTACAGATGATTCAGC CAAGGATTGTCAGCCTGGAAGTCTCAATGCAACATTAGCCTCAGGGAAAATAGTACTCTGTTTCTCCATATCAGATGAACAAGACATAGTTTCTGCATCAGCTACCGTGAAAAAGGCTGGTGGAATTGGACTAATATATGCACAGTTTCCCAATGATGGGCTCGAGCCATGCAAAATTCCATGCATTAAAGTAGATTATGAAGTAGGAACACAAATACTTGTCTACATCAGAAAAGCAAG GTACCCAATTGCCAAGCTCAGTGATCCAATCACCGTTGTTGGAAAATGGGTCTCTCCACAAGTTGCTACTTTCTCATCTAGAGGACCTAGTTCCATGACACCAGCAGTTTTAAAG CCTGACATAGCGGCACCCGGCGTGGACATCATAGCTGCATTTCGACCGCATGAGAAAAAACAAAGCAATGGTTATGCACTGCTATCAGGAACTTCAATGGCATGTCCTCATGTGACAGGGATTGTAGCTCTCATCAAATCTGTACATCAAGATTGGTCTCCTGCAGCAATAAAATCAGCTCTAGTCACTACTG CTTCCCAGACTGGAACAGATGGAACAAGCATTTCTGCCGAAGGCCCAACTCGCAAGGAAGCTGACCCATTTGACATAGGTGGTGGGCAAGTTGATCCCAACAAGGCAATGGATCCCGGGCTAATTTACAATGCTACTGCAGACGACTACATTCAGTTTCTCTGCTCCCTGGGTTACAATAGTGCATCACTTACTAGATTAACCAAGACTACAATAAACTGCATAAGAAAAACTGATGCAATGAATCTCAACCTCCCTTCTATCGCAATTCCAAACCTGAAAAAGACCGCGACGGTGAGAAGAACAGTGACAAATGTGGGAAACATTAACTCAAAGTACAAGGCCGTGGTGCAGGCTCCTCGTGGCCTACAAATGACAGTTGAGCCTCAAACTTTAAGTTTCAATATAACCACCCAAATTCTTTCCTACAAAGTTACCTTCTTCTCAACTCAGAAAATGAATGGAGATTACAAGTTCGGGAGCCTAACATGGACAGACGGTGAGCATCTCGTCAGGAGTCCAATAGCCGTTCGTGTGACCCGATTTGAATCATATACTGATGTATGA